From the genome of Pseudomonas sihuiensis:
GCGCGGCATCGACGGCGAATTCGAAATCCAGCTGCTTGCCGCAGCTGTCGCAGTTCACCTGCCAGTTATGGATGGCCAGCTCCTTGAACTGCGGGCCCTTGCACACGGCCAGCCATTGGCCGGGCGGGTTGATCAGGTGGCGAACCTTCTCCACTTCCAGGCGCATGTGCAGGTCGCGACTGCCCTTGAGGGTGACCAGCAGCACGTCATTGGCCTGGATCGAACCGCCGTTGCCGGTGACCTGGTAGCGGCCCGGCGCCAGTGCGCGGCATTCGGTGAGGGTGTGTTGCGGGTTGAGCAGGGAATAACGGAAATCGTGTTCGGCCATGGGTCCTCCGGATCAGCCGGCATGCTATCACGCACCGGCCTTGACCTCATTGCTTGGCTGCCCGGTGAGCCAGGCCGCGATGTTGTCCAGTGTCGTGCGGGCGATGGCATCGAGTGCTTCGTGGGTGAGAAAAGCCTGGTGCGCGGTGACGATGACGTTGGGAAAGCTCAGCAGGCGGGCCAGAGTATCGTCCTGCAGCGGCAGGTCGGAATGATCCTTGAAGAACAGTTCCGACTCTTCTTCGTAGACGTCCAGGCCCAGGTAGCCGAGCTGGCTGCTTTTCAGCGCCTTGATCAGTGCCGGCGCGTCGACCAGCGCGCCGCGGCCGGTGTTGAGGTGTCGTTGGCGGCCAGGAACGACACACGGTCGTAGCCCTTGCTGCTGAACAGGCAGATACGCATGGCAGTTCCTCAGGCGCTTTGTGCCGCCGCTTCGGTCAGGCGCGCGATTGCGGCGTCCAGTTCGTCCAGGGCGCGCTGGGCCTCGGGGTCGTCCTGTTTGAGCAAGGTCTCGCTGCGCTGGCAGGCCAGGCGCAGTTGCGGTACGCCACAGTAGCGCGTGGCGCCGTGCAGGCGATGCACTCGCTCGATCAGGGCGGTGCGTTCGCCGGCATCGCGTGCCTGGCGTATGGCCTGGCGGTCGCCGGGCAGACCGGCCAGCAGCATGCTCAGCATGTCCGCCGCCAGATCGGCTTTGCCTGCGGCCAGGCGCAGGCCTTCTTCGGCGTCGAGTACCTTGGGTTGCGACTGCGGCGCAGCAGCCGGTGCAATCCTCTGATTGGGCTGGTTGCGCAGATTCAGCCCCGTCCACTTGAGCACCACCTGGGCCAGTTGGCGTTCGTTGATCGGCTTGGTCAGGTAGTCGTCCATGCCGCTTTGCAGCAGGGCGCGCTTCTCGTTGGCCAGCGCGTGGGCAGTAAGGGCGATGATTGGCGTGGCGCTGCGACCCTGTTCGCTTTCCCACTGGCGAATCGCTTCGGTGGCTTCGCGGCCATCCATGCCGGGCATCTGCACGTCCATGAACACCAGGTCGAAGCTGCCGTGCTGTACCGCTTCTATAGCCGCGTAGCCGCTGTCCACGGCGGTGACCTGAGCGCCGAGGTCATCGAGCAGGGTTTGCACCAGCAGCAGGTTGGCCGGGTTGTCGTCGGCGCAGAGGATTTGCGGTCGGCGCGTGTTGCTGATGGTCAGCGACTCGCTGGCCGGGCGTTGCGGGCTGACCAGTTCCACCAGCGCCTTGTACAGCTTGCGTGTGCAGGGTGGTTTGGCCTGGAGTTGCGCGTAGGCATCGGGCAGCGAGTCGTGAAACAGCCCTAGTTCGGTGGTCGGGCACAGCACCAGGGCCTTGCAGCCGAGCCGGTCGAGCTCCTGGATACGCTGGCCGAGGCTGTCGGGCGGTAGCTGGCTGGCGGTGATGCCAAGCACAGCCAGGCTCAGCGGTCGTTCCTGATTCTGCTGCTGGTTAACCGCATCGAAGAGTTGGCTAGGATCGGCGAAGCTTTCTACTTCCAGGCCGCAGTCCTCGAGTTGGTGGGCCAGCGCCTGGCGCGCCAGCTCGTGGCTTTCCAGCACGGCCACGCGACGGCCCTGGAGGGCGGCACGTGGCAGGTCTTCGGCGTCGTCGCGGGCCTTGGGCAGGGTCAGGGTGATCCAGAACTCAGAGCCTTCGCCCGGGGTGCTGTCGACGCCGATCTCGCCGCCCATCTGCTCGATCAGGCGTTTGGAAATTACCAGGCCGAGGCCGGTGCCACCGGCCTGGCGGCTGAGCGAGTTGTCGGCCTGGCTGAAGGCCTGGAACAGCGCGCGCAGGTCTTCATCCGACAGGCCGATGCCAGTGTCCATCACGCTGATACGCAGTTGCGCGCTGTCGGCACTTTCGTCCTCGACCATGGCGCGCATGACGATGGTGCCTTCGCGGGTGAACTTGATCGCATTGCTGACCAGGTTGGTCAGTACCTGCTTCAGGCGCAGCGGATCACCGCGCAGAGCCAACGGGGTGTCGCGGTAGATCAGGCTGACCAGCTCCAGCTGCTTTTCATGGGCCGCGGGAGCGAGGATGGTCAGGGTGTCCTGCAGCAGGTCGCGCAGGTTGAAGGGGATGGATTCGAGCATCAGCTTGCCCGCTTCGATCTTGGAGAAATCGAGCACCTCATTGATGATGCCGAGCAGGCTGTCGGCGGATTTCTCGATGGTCGAAAGGTAATCCTGCTGGCGCGGGCTGAGCTCGCTCTTTTGCAGCAGGTTGGTGAAGCCGAGGATACCGTTGAGCGGGGTGCGGATCTCGTGGCTCATGTTGGCCAGGAACTCGGACTTGATGCGGCTGGCTTCCAGAGCCTCCTTGCGTGCGAAGTCCAGCTCGATGTTCTGGATCTCGATGGTTTCCAGGTTCTGCCGTACGTCCTCGGTGGCCTGCTCGATGCTGTGCTGCAGTTCTTCCTGCGCATTCTGCAGGGCCTCGGCCATGCGGTTGATGCCGGCGGCCAGCTCATCCATCTCATGGCTGCCCAGCGGCGGCAGGCGGGTTTCCAGGTGGCCGTCCTTGAGTTGGGCGACACCGGCCTTGATCT
Proteins encoded in this window:
- a CDS encoding response regulator codes for the protein MFKDLGIKGRVLLLTLFPTSLLALVLGGYFTWVQLSGLQTQLLQRGEMLVEHLAPLAAPALEQQATKKLERIAQQALEHPDVRAVGFLSPERTSLAHAGPSMLNPSPSSQAGVSLLSGQDATRFLLPVYDQHLVLSDDFAEDRQLELLGWVELELSHQGTLLSGYRSLFASLLLIAGGLAVTALLALRMGRSINEPLREIKAGVAQLKDGHLETRLPPLGSHEMDELAAGINRMAEALQNAQEELQHSIEQATEDVRQNLETIEIQNIELDFARKEALEASRIKSEFLANMSHEIRTPLNGILGFTNLLQKSELSPRQQDYLSTIEKSADSLLGIINEVLDFSKIEAGKLMLESIPFNLRDLLQDTLTILAPAAHEKQLELVSLIYRDTPLALRGDPLRLKQVLTNLVSNAIKFTREGTIVMRAMVEDESADSAQLRISVMDTGIGLSDEDLRALFQAFSQADNSLSRQAGGTGLGLVISKRLIEQMGGEIGVDSTPGEGSEFWITLTLPKARDDAEDLPRAALQGRRVAVLESHELARQALAHQLEDCGLEVESFADPSQLFDAVNQQQNQERPLSLAVLGITASQLPPDSLGQRIQELDRLGCKALVLCPTTELGLFHDSLPDAYAQLQAKPPCTRKLYKALVELVSPQRPASESLTISNTRRPQILCADDNPANLLLVQTLLDDLGAQVTAVDSGYAAIEAVQHGSFDLVFMDVQMPGMDGREATEAIRQWESEQGRSATPIIALTAHALANEKRALLQSGMDDYLTKPINERQLAQVVLKWTGLNLRNQPNQRIAPAAAPQSQPKVLDAEEGLRLAAGKADLAADMLSMLLAGLPGDRQAIRQARDAGERTALIERVHRLHGATRYCGVPQLRLACQRSETLLKQDDPEAQRALDELDAAIARLTEAAAQSA